A window of Adhaeribacter arboris genomic DNA:
TTTAGGCATTTTAAATTCAATATCCGATACGCCCAACCGGGAATTAGTATCAATGGCCAGGTTCACCATATGTAAGCGATCAAATTCGTGCAGAAGGGAAGTACTTTTTTTGAAAGGATTTTGGGGCGACACTACCAGCCAAACCGCACTTAAATCGGTATTGTTGGCCATGTAATTGGCTAAAATTAAATGGCCGGTATGGATAGGATTAAAAGAGCCGAAAAGCAGGCCTACTTTCATAGTACACTGTCTTCCACTTCAATAAATTCGTTTACTAATTTTTCCGCTTTCCGGAAGGCATCTTCCAAGTTATCGTTTACAATAACCTTATCAAACTTGTTTTCGAAACTTAGTTCAAACTTAGCTTTAAATACCCGACTGGATATACTGGAGGCCGAGTCGGTAGCCCGGGCAACCAATCGTTGCGCTAATGCTTCGATAGAAGGAGGTTTCACAAAAACCGCTAATGCGCGGTCCTGGTAAAATTCTTTGATATGCAACCCGCCTTTTACATCTACGTCCAAAATAGCGTGTTTCCCGTTACTCCAGATACGCTCAATTTCAGATTTTAAAGTACCGTAAAAAGCGCCTTCGTAAACTTCTTCCCATTCCACAAATTCATTGTTTTCAATTTTCTGCCGGAATTCTTCGGGGGTAATAAAATAATAATCCTTACCGTGTACTTCTTTACGGCCCCGTTTGTCGCGCGTGCAAGCGGAAATAGAAAAGCCTAAATGCGGATTTACTTGTAGAAGATGTTTTACAATAGTGGTTTTACCAGCACCGGAGGGAGCCGAAAAAATAATAATCTTACCTTGCATCCGAGGTTAAACAGTTTCATTTATGATGGTCTTGATAGAACCCATCAGATTTTGAGGCACAATTTTGCGCTTTATATTATCTTTTAAAAATAATTTTAACTGTTGATGCTTATCATGGGCCTTAAAACAATCCTGGCAGGTCTCCAGGTGGTTGAAAAAATAATGACGGTCTTCGGCGGTAGCTTCGCCGTCAATAATTACATCTAGTAATTCAACTACGCGTTCGCAG
This region includes:
- the gmk gene encoding guanylate kinase; protein product: MQGKIIIFSAPSGAGKTTIVKHLLQVNPHLGFSISACTRDKRGRKEVHGKDYYFITPEEFRQKIENNEFVEWEEVYEGAFYGTLKSEIERIWSNGKHAILDVDVKGGLHIKEFYQDRALAVFVKPPSIEALAQRLVARATDSASSISSRVFKAKFELSFENKFDKVIVNDNLEDAFRKAEKLVNEFIEVEDSVL
- a CDS encoding zf-HC2 domain-containing protein, with product MNSQAPNPTPMNTSFTLQHALTEDGPKTDCERVVELLDVIIDGEATAEDRHYFFNHLETCQDCFKAHDKHQQLKLFLKDNIKRKIVPQNLMGSIKTIINETV